A section of the Centropristis striata isolate RG_2023a ecotype Rhode Island chromosome 7, C.striata_1.0, whole genome shotgun sequence genome encodes:
- the si:dkey-1k23.3 gene encoding heat shock protein beta-1, translating into MSEQAKTEPSCGGYDSGVPWYPLRKWWQSSRLFNQDLGLPPFLEPRDPRWMDVDQLQRSLAACSWPGYIPAPLFVPYISGSMHHPGQISKEQYKWRVSLEVAHFFPSEIFLSVIDGFLEVRGRHEERPDEHGFIARCFTRKYRLPAEIDATKIVSTLSVDGILTVEAPVSETSVPAAIIIPIKVELEVTGEKQEKEEAPDTEPDSSRAPEDDVEESPPEVRGDEAQSGGATAGLQQHEERRGQEEETHEEPAGESHPTAPVDGEGPESLQDSSEQREAQESPDTDMSKQPEHKEPAVDGEIQVMAGSGEAAEEITHPEEPELGKGPPSEVPSQELEGPDIKQGHTE; encoded by the exons ATGAGCGAACAGGCCAAAACAGAGCCGTCGTGCGGGGGGTACGACAGTGGAGTCCCCTGGTACCCTCTGAGAAAGTGGTGGCAGTCCAGCAGGCTTTTCAATCAGGATCTTGGCCTGCCGCCTTTCCTGGAGCCAAGGGACCCTCGGTGGATGGATGTGGACCAGCTCCAGAGGAGTCTGGCAGCCTGCTCCTGGCCAGGGTACATACCCGCTCCACTGTTTGTGCCCTACATCTCTGGGTCGATGCATCATCCCGGCCAGATTAGCAAGGAGCAGTACAAGTGGAGGGTCAGCCTGGAAGTGGCTCACTTCTTCCCCTCAGAGATTTTTCTCAGCGTCATAGACGGATTCCTGGAAGTCAGAG GGAGACACGAGGAGAGGCCAGACGAGCATGGATTTATTGCCAGATGTTTTACAAGGAAATACAG GCTCCCAGCTGAGATTGATGCTACCAAAATCGTTTCCACTCTTTCTGTTGATGGTATCCTGACTGTGGAGGCTCCAGTTTCTGAAACCTCGGTTCCTGCTGCTATCATCATTCCCATAAAG GTGGAGCTGGAGGTGACAGGAGAAAAACAGGAGAAAGAAGAAGCTCCTGATACGGAGCCCGACAGCAGCAGAGCACCAGAGGATGATGTGGAAGAGTCTCCACCAGAGGTCCGTGGTGATGAGGCCCAGTCTGGCGGCGCCACAGCTGGCCTTCAGCAGCATgaagagaggaggggacaggaggaggagacccATGAAGAGCCAGCTGGAGAGTCCCACCCTACAGCACCGGTCGATGGCGAAGGCCCAGAGAGTCTTCAAGATTCTTCTGAGCAGCGTGAAGCCCAGGAAAGCCCAGATACAGATATGTCCAAACAGCCGGAACACAAAGAACCAGCCGTGGATGGAGAGATCCAGGTAATGGCAGGCTCAGGGGAGGCTGCTGAGGAGATCACCCACCCTGAGGAGCCGGAGCTGGGCAAGGGTCCACCGAGTGAAGTCCCGAGCCAGGAGCTGGAGGGTCCAGACATAAAACAAGGACACACTGAGTAG